The proteins below come from a single Desulfitobacterium metallireducens DSM 15288 genomic window:
- a CDS encoding DUF2284 domain-containing protein translates to MDFMNALKFLISNKPCRFPDKAILSLEAYCIDVTILANLCNMQYINGQNTVTYLSFSIQI, encoded by the coding sequence ATGGATTTCATGAATGCATTGAAATTTCTAATTTCAAATAAGCCGTGCAGATTTCCAGATAAAGCAATCTTATCTTTAGAAGCTTATTGTATCGATGTAACGATTTTAGCTAATCTTTGCAACATGCAATATATAAATGGACAAAACACTGTTACATATTTGAGCTTTTCAATTCAAATATAA
- a CDS encoding MDR family MFS transporter, with product MEIQRQTKRGFILVSIMLAMFMAAIEGTIIATAMPNIVAELGGFSLFSWVFSVFLLAQAVTIPLYGKFADIYGRKPVFTIGIIIFIIGSFLCGFAKTMQTLILFRLVQGLGAGAIQSIAMTIVGDIYSLKERAKVQGYISSVWGFASIFGPALGAFFVQYIHWAWVFWVNIPIGIFAALGIVVFLKEDIQMQPHEIDYLGSIYIFISISVLMIVLIQAGTVWKWLSPQVLSMFVAFGVGITLFIFQEKIASEPIIKLELWRDPAILISNIATLTTGIVLIGISSFLPTYVQGVMNQSALIAGFSLGVMSIGWLISAALAGKFVLKYGFRKIALWGGIWIVSGSIFFVNIMPNRGWVWGAIGSFLIGIGMGFTRTVFIVAIQDSVGWEDRGVATASNMFMNILGNTIGAALLGGILNMRLLSYFKSISAGQYSLDLNVVNTLLDETKRSQLPQELIQQITTGLSLSLKNVFWGVLFFSVVSLFLIFLLPQHKVES from the coding sequence TTGGAGATTCAACGACAAACAAAACGCGGCTTTATATTAGTTAGTATTATGTTGGCTATGTTTATGGCTGCAATCGAAGGAACTATTATAGCGACAGCTATGCCGAATATCGTTGCTGAGCTTGGGGGATTTTCTCTCTTTAGTTGGGTATTTTCTGTGTTTTTACTGGCTCAAGCAGTGACGATTCCGCTTTATGGAAAGTTTGCAGATATTTATGGCAGAAAACCAGTGTTTACTATTGGAATAATTATTTTTATCATTGGCTCCTTTCTTTGTGGTTTCGCAAAAACTATGCAGACGCTAATCCTCTTCCGACTCGTTCAAGGTCTAGGGGCTGGGGCAATCCAGTCTATTGCTATGACAATTGTAGGGGATATCTATTCGCTTAAAGAACGTGCAAAAGTCCAGGGTTATATTTCCAGCGTTTGGGGATTCGCTTCCATCTTCGGACCGGCTTTAGGTGCTTTTTTTGTACAGTATATTCACTGGGCTTGGGTATTCTGGGTAAATATCCCGATCGGGATCTTTGCTGCTTTAGGGATTGTTGTTTTCCTTAAAGAGGATATTCAGATGCAACCTCATGAGATCGACTATCTTGGCTCAATCTACATTTTTATTTCCATTAGCGTGTTGATGATTGTTTTAATACAAGCAGGAACAGTATGGAAATGGTTGTCTCCTCAAGTGCTGTCAATGTTTGTAGCTTTCGGAGTAGGTATAACGCTTTTTATTTTCCAAGAGAAAATAGCAAGTGAGCCTATTATTAAGCTCGAGCTCTGGAGAGATCCAGCAATTCTTATTTCAAATATTGCAACGTTGACCACCGGCATTGTCCTAATTGGTATTTCGTCCTTTTTACCTACTTATGTTCAAGGCGTGATGAACCAGTCGGCGTTAATTGCAGGGTTTAGCTTAGGCGTTATGTCAATTGGATGGTTAATTTCAGCCGCGTTAGCAGGTAAATTCGTGCTAAAATATGGTTTTAGGAAGATCGCGCTCTGGGGCGGAATCTGGATTGTATCTGGAAGTATATTTTTTGTAAATATAATGCCAAATAGAGGCTGGGTTTGGGGAGCAATTGGGTCATTTCTTATTGGAATTGGTATGGGGTTTACCCGGACTGTATTTATAGTTGCCATCCAAGATAGTGTGGGATGGGAGGATCGTGGTGTCGCAACAGCTTCGAATATGTTTATGAATATTTTAGGGAATACAATCGGTGCAGCATTATTGGGCGGGATTTTGAACATGCGATTACTCAGTTATTTTAAAAGCATCTCCGCGGGACAATATTCTTTAGATCTGAATGTTGTAAATACACTCCTCGATGAGACTAAGAGGAGTCAATTACCACAGGAGCTCATTCAACAGATTACAACGGGCCTCTCTTTATCTCTTAAAAATGTATTTTGGGGAGTGCTTTTTTTTAGCGTTGTAAGTTTATTTCTTATCTTCCTTTTGCCTCAACATAAGGTGGAAAGTTGA